The Borrelia sp. HM sequence ATTTAAGATTAAATACAATTCTCATAGTTTCACTAATAATAACATTATTAACTATTTATAAATATTTTATGCTAATGTCTTCTGCCAAAGAAATACCATATCTTCCTCAAAATACAAATTATATTTCAAGAAGAGGCAATATTTATGACAGAAATGGAAAAATAATAGCATTCTCTTCAAAATCACATTCAATAGGAACGGATCCAAATAAAATAAAAAATATCGTAAGTACATCAGAAACCCTTGGTGCAATATTGAAAATTGAACCCCAAACACTAAAAAAAAAATTGTCCTTAAAAAAAGGGTTCATATATATAAAAAGAAAAATAAAAAGAGAAGAATCTGAATTAATTAAAAGAATTCAATCAGAAGGAAGATTAAAAGACATCGTACTATATCCAGACTATACAAGAATTTATCCATTTAAAGAACTAACAAGCAACATTACAGGTTTTGTTGGAACTGACAATATTGGGCTTACAGGTATTGAACTATCCTTAAATAGCCTATTAAACGAAGATTTGACCAAACAAAAATCTATAAACGAAAAGCTATACACAAATAACATATACTTAACAATAGACATAGACCTGCAAAAAAATATAAATCAAATAGCAAAAAAATACTTTAAAGAAAACCAACCTGAAAACATGATTGCTATAGTAATGGATGCCAAGAATGGAGAAATTTTATCAATGCTTCAACTTCCACAATATGATGCCAATCATTATTCAAATTATCCTAAAGAAATATGGAATAATTTTGCAACCGCTCTCACCTATGAACCTGGAAGTATTAATAAAATTTTTACAGTAGCTATTTTATTAGAGAGTGGATTATTAAAATCAAATGAAAAATTCCTAGATAACGGTATATACCAAAAAAAATTTAAATCAGGTGAAATAGTTACAATAAAAACTCTAAATCCTCCTTATGACTATATCGATCCTAGTGGGATCCTCATTTATTCATCTAATGTAGGAATAGCTCACATTACAGATAAAGTAAGTAACGAATATTTTTATAACAAATTAATAGATTTTGGCTTTGGAGAAAAAGTTGGATTTCCTTTCCCTGGAGAGACAAAAGGCCTCCTAACTCACCATTCAAAATGGTCAGGACGAAGCAAAGCTACAATTGGCTTTGGACAAGAAATAGGAGTATCTGCTATTCAAATATTACAAGCTGCTAGCATACTAAGCAATGATGGAATTATGTTAAAACCTAAAATAATAAAAGAAATAAGTGATGAAGGAGGAAATGTAATTCAAAAATTTCAAAAAGAAGAACTTAAAAAAGTAATATCTACTCATACAGCAAAAGAAGTATTAAAAATGATGCGAGAAGTTGTAAATAAAGGAGGCATACCAAATCTTAAAATGAAAAATTTAAGCATTTCTGCAAAAAGTGGAACTTCTCAGGTAATTGATAAAAATACAGGCAAATATTCAGAAGAAGATTATACATCCTCAATACTTGTAATATATCCTACAGAAAATCCTAAATACATCATATATATTGTATACAGATATCCTAAAAAAATAATATATGGAACACGAATTGCTGCTCCAATGGCAAAAGAAATAATAGAATTAATTGAAAATCAAAATAATAAAAATGCATACAATAAAATTAAAATTTCTCCAAAAATTAGCATACCAAAAGTTACAATTAAACACGAAACAAAGGAAATCCTGCCAAACTTTAAAGGGTTGTCAAAAAGAGATCTGATGCAAATTTTAAAAAACTATACAAACATAAAAATTGAAATCAAAGGCAATGGCTTTGTATATAAACAATCTCATACACCTAATACAAAATTAAAAGATATCAATAAGCTTGAAATAACTCTAAAATAATTTAAGAAAATAAATTTTTTATCTCATTTCTATAAAAATCTAAAATATAATTACGTTTAACATCCATCTTAATAGACATCTCTTTACCTATCTCAAAAGGCTTTTCTAAAAGAACAAACTTTAATATTTGTTCAAAAGGTTTAAATCCATTAGCTCTATTAACAAGCTTGTTTATCTCATCACTAATAGCTTTAAGGACAATGTTATTTGCAACAATTTGTTGCCTATTTTGAGCATCAAAAATTTTCTGACCAATGCTCTCTAAATATTTATTTATTTCATCAAAATTAGGAAGAATTAATGCTCCTAAAAATTTTTGATCCTGACCCACAACAACTGCTTTTTCAATCAATAATGATTCTTCAAGCTTAATTTCAATTGGCACAGGTTCAATATTCTCTCCATTGTTTAAAACAATAGTATCTTTTTCTCGCCCTATTATCTGAACAACATTATCCTTTGACAAATTAACAATATCACCTGTATTTAAAAATCCATCAGGCCCAATAACCCGACTAGTAGCATTTTTATCTTGATAATACCCAATCATAACTTGAGGACCCTTAATAAATAAAATCCCCTTACCTGGCTTACTAAGCTTATTACCATTTTCATCCCTAATCTCAGCAACAGTTTCAGGCAACACTTTACCACAAGTACCAAGAATTAACTTTCCATACTTATTAGATGCAACACCTGGAGATGCCTCTGTTAATCCATAAGCATTAGCAAGATTAATGCCAATCGCATTAAAAAATCTAACAATAGATAAAGACATACTGCCCCCACCAGTAATCCCAACAATAAAATTATTGCCCAAAAATTTTCTTATCCTTTTAAAGATAAGAAAATCTCCCAAACTTCTAAGTGGAAATAAAACTACCAAACCCAAAATTCCTAAAAATTTTTTTATAGGTACCAATAAATCAAAGCCATTATTAGGGTATAATCCTAAAACTATTCTATGACAAATATCATATAAACATGCTACTTTAACAAAAGTACTAAATAATAATCTTGCTAAAAATGACTTCTTGGAAACTTCCTTGAGTATATTATGCCTTATTGCAATCCAAAGTCTAGGAACAGCAGCAAGATAATGAGGATTAATATTTTTAATATCATCAAGTATAATCCTTGGAACAATACTTGAAAATAAACAAGTCATACCTTTAAGAAAAATATTATAAGAAAAAGATCTCTGAAATGAATGCCAAATTGGTAAAATACACATAAATATTTGTCCCTCACTAGCATTAACCATCCGACTAAAACTAGATACCTGATAAAGAAAATTAGCATGAGAAAGCATTACTCCTTTAGGTTCCCCTGTGGTACCAGAAGTATATATTATTGTTGCCATATCATCAGGACTAATATCATTTACAATTTCAATAATCTTCACATCTTGTCTTGCATCATCTCCAATTGAAAGAGACTCTTTATAAGTATAAATTTTAAAATCACTAAAACGTTTTTTATCGTTTTCACTTAAATCGTCAATAGTAATAATGATAGGCTTAATTTTCAAGTTAACATGCATAATCAAATCAAGAATATTTAGATTTTCCACTATTATTATATTTGGCATAACAGCATTAATGATTACTTCAGCCTCAAAAGGAGTAATATCAGTTCCTTTTGGAACATCTACAGCACCTAAAGCTAAAATTGCAAAATCTATAACACTCCATTCAATTCTATTCTCAGAACAAATAAATACTTTATCTTGATATCCCAAGCCCATTTTTTTTAAGAATGATGCAAATTTCAAAACATTATTCTTTAACTCCTCATAAGTAACTTTGAAATAATCTTTATTACTTACTCTATATATTTGTGCAATTTTACTGTTATGCTTTTCAGCAATTTCAAAAAAAGCTTTTACTAAAGACATATCACTCTACTCTATCTCACACCTAAATAACACTTATAATGCTAGTAATATTATAACACTCAAAACAATAAAATCCTAATTTAAACTTTAATTGACTTGTGTAATATTTCAAAATATTTATTTATATCATTAAGAATAAAAAAAGCTAATTGCCTATAATAAAAAATTTAATTCCTTCAGTAGGGTATTCTTGTTTTAAAATATCAACAATACTTCTTAATCTCTCTATAACAATTAATTTCTCAGTATAAATTATAAGAATAAAATTTTCCCCTGGCCAAACCCCATCACCTTGCTTTTTACCCTTTCTTCCTTTACCATGAACGTCATATATTTGAGAATAATATATATTTTCACCAAAATCATTTTCTATCCTATTAATATGTTCATGAAGATCAAACTCTAAAGACAGATTAGAAATTATTTCTACTCTATACACATACCCTCCTAGTCTTCATTCTCATCAATAAAAAGATTATTAAAATTACTCTTAGTCTTAGCTTTGTCCTTAATATTATTTTTGGGAATATCCATGTCATTTGCGCCTTGATCGTTATTTAAAGAACTCTTAACACATTTTTTAGAATTAATTCTGCCAATAACAACAAAAAATTTAAAAAGAATGAAATTCTTTACAGAAAGATTAGAAAAAATTTCAAAAATCATAGGAATAAAAAATAAAGTCAATAACGTACTAGCAATCATTCCACCAATAAAGGTAAAAGCAATTGATCTTACAAAAGCATTCTCACTTGAATCTGAGAACGCAAGAGGAGATAGCCCAATTATTGATGTTAAGGCAGACATTAAAATTGGTCTAAATCTAGAACGACCTGCTTCAAGCACAGATTCTCTAAGACTAAATCCCCTTTTAATCAATAAATTAATGTAATCTACAAGCACAATACCTGTATTAACAACAATCCCAACAAGCATAAGCATACCAACAGCAGTAAAAACAGAAACATGTTCTCCTGATATAAAATAAATCAGTGAAACACCTATTAATGTTAATGGTATTGTAAAAAGGATAATGAATGGCTTTAATAGAGACTCAAATTGTGCTGCCATAACTCCAAATACAAGCAAAATAGCCATAAAAATTAGTATTATAAAATGCTGTATATACTTCACAAATGAGCTGTATTCTCCTTCAAACTTAACTAAAATATCATCCTTTTTGGGAACCTTATTAGTTACAAAATCTACTACATTTTTTGTAATCAAAGCTAGATTTTCATTTGGAGAAATATTTGATGTAAGTGTAACTACTAAAGATTGATTTTCCCTTACAATATCATCAAATCCTTTTGTTTTCTTAATCCTCACTATTGAAGATATAGGAATTTTAATACCAGCTGAATTCATAACAAACATTTTATCCAAATCACTCAAACTAACAATATTGCCTCTATCAAGCTTAAGAACAATATCATAATTTATTCCGTCTTGATTATATTTTCCTAATAAAAGTCCATCAATATTACTCTTAATCTCTTTTGAAAGCTCTTGTAGGCTAATTCCATAAGAATAAGCCTTTTCTCGATCTATTTCTATCTCAATCTGAAGATTTTCTTTTATGTCAAGCTTGGGATTAACAAGTTGTTTGGGAAATTGTTTCTTTAAAAGACTAACTAACAACTTCCCATATCCTATTGCATACTCAAAATCAGAAGCAATAATTTTAATATCAATAGAAGCACCACCACCATAAGCAGTTCTTTCTGATGAAGTATTAAAAATAAGGTCAGGATAAAGGTTTTTAACACGTTCTAAAACTTTATACTTAATATTTCTTTCTTCCTTAATAAGTCTTCTACTATTCTCTTCCTCTAAGGAAAATGTGAAGCTAAAGAAAAAATTTTTTGGACTTACTGAAGACCGAATACTCTTATAACCTTTAATTTCACTTTTCAAAATTTCTAAAACTTTATCTGAATAAAATTTTGAAATTTCCAAGTTCTTTTCATTAGGAAAGCTAAAATCAAAATTCATAGAAGAAGAATGAATTTCAGGAAGAAAAGATACCTTTAAAAAAGGCAATAAAACCAAACTTAAAATAAAACTAAAAAGAACAATAAGCGAAAAAATTATTTTGTGAATTAAAACATATTTTAGCAACTTAAGATAAAGCTTTTCAGAAAACAAATAAATCCCATAAAAAAAACTATCAACCTTTCTAATAAATTTATTCTTGATGGGTTTTTGAAAAGTAGTATAAAGTCCAACATAATAACTTGAAAGAACGGGAACTAAAAAAACTGCAACAAATAAAGAGGCTGCCAAAGATACAACAACAGTAAAAACAAAATCCCTAATAAAATCACCTATTAAATCTAATTCAGCCTTAAAAATAAGCATAGGAAGAAACACACAAATTGATGTTAAAGTTGCAGCCATAATGGGCAACATCACTTCTTGTGTTCCAAAAATAGCAGATGAAATGAGTTTGGCTCCTTTTTGTCTATATTTATAGATATTATCTATTACAACAATAGAGCAATCTACAAGCATACCAACACTCAAAGCAAGACCTGAAAGACTCATAACATTTAATGAAATATCTGCAAAATACATTAAAAAAAAAGTAAAAACAATAGCAAATGGTATGGCAATTCCAATAATAATAGTTGCTCTAAGACTTCTTAAAAAGAAAAAAATAATGCATAATGAAAGCAATGCACCAGAATAAGCTGCATTAGAAACAGACAAAATAGACTTTTTAATAAACTCAGAAGCATCATGAAAAACATCTAAAGATATATCCTTTGGAAGTGTAAGCTTTGTTTTTTCAATCTCTGCTTTTATTTCATCTGAAACAATAACTAAATTTGCATCACTTTGTTTTTTGATAGATATATTAATAGAAGGCTTACCATTATAATGAACATAAGTTTGTAAATCATCAAAGACCATCTTAATATTTGCAATATCCCTTAATCTAATTTGAGCAAGAGAACTACCATCTAAAACATAAGTACTTGGATTTTTATAAGAAATAACTACATCTCCCAAGTCCTTAAACGAACTAAATTCTCCAGATACTTGTGCTTGATATCGCAAATCATTGTCTAATAACTTACCAACTGAAAATCCAAAATTTTGAGACAAAATAAACGGCGCTATTTTTGATAAAGTAAGTCCATACGCCTCCAACCTATTTGGAGAAACCTCAACTAAAACTCGTTTAGTCTCCCCTCCATTAACCTCTATACTTCCAACTCCATTAATCCTTCCCAATTTAGGCTTAATAATATTATCCACATATCTCTTAAGTTCTATAAGGGGTCTATCTGCATATAAAACAAATGATAATACTTCTAAATCTGTTGGATTACTTCTATAAACTTTGGGTAATCTTGCTTTTTCAGGAAGCAAACTTTTTGAAACCTCAATTGCATCCCTTATCCCATTTAGAGCTAAATCTACATTGGTTCCACGATAAAATTGAACGTAAATACTGCTACCACCTTTAAAAGAAATACTTTTTATTGTTTGCACATTATTTATTAAGCCCAGATTGCTCTCTAAAACACTAGTTACTGTCTTTTCAATTTCTTGAGCAGATACTCCTTCCCCATCATAGACAGTATAAATAGCTAAATTATTGTCTTCAACAACAGGTAGCAAATCCATTTTTAATCTTGAAAAAGCATAAATGCTAATTACAATCAATAACGAAAATAATATTAACATCGTTATTGGCCTACCAACAACCTTTTTTATTAACATACAAAAACCTCAAAAATTAAACATTGTCTTCAACAGCAAGTCCATCTTGAATGTCCACTATATCTACACCAACTCCATCAGAAAGAGAAGAAATACCCTCAATAACAATTAAATCATCAGCATTAACACCTTCTTTAATAGAGGCAATATCATCTACCTCGAAATCTATTATCGGAAAGACTCTTTCAACGGTTTTTTTAGCTTTATTTAACTTAAATACACAAAGTTTACCTTCTCGCTCAACAAATGCACGTCTTGGAATTTTGACCGCATTTTTTAAATGATTAGTAATAAGCTTGATCTTGGCAAACATACCAATAATCATTTTATTTTTATTATTTCCTATAGGTTCAAGATATACTGCAGCAGTACGACTCTTAAAATCCAAAATAGGGGATACTTCTGAAACTTTTGCTTTAAATTTTTCATTCGGATAAGATTGAAGCTCAATAACAGCATCACTACCAACCTTAACATCCAAAACATATTTCTCAGAAATATGAGTCTTAATCTGAATTGTATCTATTTTACCTATTAAAGCTATACTTTTTTGAGGTCTAACTGTTTCTTCAATTTTACAATTAACAGATAAAACATATCCAGAAATTGGGGTTATCACTGAACTTTTTAAATAAAAAGAACCCGGTTTTGAGGGATCAAGTACTGCAATTACTTGTCCTTTTTTTACATAATCTCCAAGCTTAATGTTAAGAGACACTATTTTACCCATAACACTTGGGAAAACCTCGGATTTAACTTTCGTATCTATATCTCCATTTAAAGTAAGATAATTACTCAAAATCCCCCTTTGGGCTTTAATAAGAATAACTGGAAATTTATTAGAAGACTTATTGGAATTAGAAGGGATACTAATATCTTCTTGTAAACCATCATTAATAGCATTCTTACTACAAGAAAAATCCAATAACAAAGATAATAAAATTAAAAAAAATAAAAAATGTTTTAAATAAAATCGAATATTAAAAATAAAATACAAAAATATCCTCCTATCAACTATCTAATTCACCTATTAACTCCTTATATTCAAGTATTATATTGGCATAATTTAGTTTATCTTTTATAAATTGCAAATCACTCTGTTTATAGGAAGTCTCGATGTCATTTAATTTCACAAGTTCTAAGGTACCTTTATTAAAAGCCTTAAAAGCCATCTGATAATTCTTTTTAGATATTTCCAAATTTATCTTGGAATTATCTAAAATAGATTTATATAGTCTTACACTTTTACGCTTCTGAATAATATTAGATTTAAATTCACGAATCTTATTTTTTATTTGATTATCTAAAATATGTAACCGATAATCTTGCTCCCATATTCCTGCAAAACTCTTTGAAAATGGTAAAGTTTCACTCAAACTATAAGTTAATCCCAAAGAAACTTGAAAACCCTGATTGGAAAAATTACTAAAACCATTACTAAAAGAAACACCCCCAGGAGAATAAGACACTGAAAATGAAAATTTTGGCAAGAAAGTATCTAACCAAATACTATGAAGCATAGCTTTCATAATTTGAGCAGAACCATTTAACTTTTTCAAGTCCAAAGACTCATTAAAATTTACTATTTTATCAAATAATGAAACATCTAATATTTCATCTGATAATTCTCCTATAGTCTCAAAATCTTGAGCAACATCTAATCCTAATAATAATTTAAATTTTTCTTTTATCCCTTCAAACTCAATAATGTGCTGATCTAAATCAGGTTGAGACTTGCTATACTTTAATTTAGCATCAAGATAATCTATTTCAGAAATAATCCCATTCTTATAAGCAATACTTGCTTGCTCAAATTTAATTCTGCTATTTTCAAGCTGACTTTTCAAAACTTCAAAAATATTTTTGAAAGCTATTAATTTATTATATGTTTTAAGAACAGTTAACTTAATGTTTTGAATAACTTTTTCCCTGTTAAGTTTAAAAGCCTCATAATTAAGAATAGCAAGCTTAATTTTACTAAAATCAGATGCAGATATTAAAAAATTAGCAGAAATACCAAAACCTAACTGCCAAGGTGAACTACTTACTAAATTAGACATAAAAAATTGAGGACCTGAAAAACTTGTACTAATATTTAAATTTGGAATAAAAATATTCCAAGCAGTATCTCGATGTAATTTTTTTATTTTTTCTTCGTACTCAGCATTTTTAATATCTAAACCGTTATTTAAAGCCATACGAACAGCATTTTCAACCGATATTTGCATAACCTCTGCATAAGATGAAAATGGAAAAATAAAAACTAGAATTAACTTCTTAATATTCACTTCCACCCATACTCCCCTATAGATACATACACATACAGAAAAATATTTTGTATAAAAATAACTAGTAAAATTACTATATCATAAATTTAATAAATATAATGATAAAATTACATTACTATGATGAATATCTTAACGAAACTTTTACTAGTGCCTAACTTGGTACTTATATTATTAATTAAAATATATCAACAAACTTTTTCCAAAATTATTGGCTTTCAGTGCATATACAAACCCAGTTGTTCAAATTACGCATTAGAATGTCTAAAACAATACAACATCATAACAGCTTCAATTCTAATTACACTAAGACTCATTAGATGCAATGCACTATTTAAAGGGGGTTTTGAAACAATATCAATTCAAAATCCAATATTAAATTCATTAAAGGAATTTAAAAAAAGATTAATCAAATAAGATTTTATATTTATCTGGAACCCAATTTTTAACATAATTTTTATGAATATCAACAAATTCAACAGCATTCCTATATTCGTGTCCAGATTTTTTATAATTTTTCTCTATTAAAGGCAACAATAAGTCATCATTCCAATAAAAATTATCAAACAAATAATAAGCATCAGGATCATCCTCCTTAAGTCCAATTCTAACAAGAGAATGAATACTCTCAGGCCCTCCCATTGCCAATAAAGGATCATCTAAAAATTTAATGTCATATTCGGCAAATGCCCAATGGGGCTTCCATAAAGGAACTAAAATCCACTCCTTTCTTTTAATAGCAGACTCTAAACTTGAAAGCATTACGCTTTCACTTGAAGAAACAAGTTCATATTCTTTATCTAAACCATAAATATTAAGTGTCTTTTCAACAGAAAGTTGTGTTCCAGCTCCTGCATCTATTCCTACAATTCTATTTTTAAACTCAGAACCTCTACCTTTAAGCTCAACAATACTTGATATTGTTACATAACTTGGCACTACAAACCCTTGTAATGTACCCTCATAATTAGCGCCAAGATCGACAAATTTATCTTTAAATTTTTCATAATAAAATTTATCAGCCGTAGGAACCCATGCAGACACCATACCATCTACCTGTCCGAGTGCTAAATACTGATACATTACAGATGTTGTAACAGGAAATATCTCAGCTTTATATCCTATTTTTTCAAAAACAACTTTCATAATATTAGTAGCAACTGTTTCTCCTATCCAATTAACATAAGCAATCTTTATTAATTTCAAATTTTTGGAGTTATTATTATTAAGACTATCATCCTTATCACAAGAAAATAAAATTAAAATCAAACTTAT is a genomic window containing:
- a CDS encoding penicillin-binding protein, whose product is MHKNFANNLRLNTILIVSLIITLLTIYKYFMLMSSAKEIPYLPQNTNYISRRGNIYDRNGKIIAFSSKSHSIGTDPNKIKNIVSTSETLGAILKIEPQTLKKKLSLKKGFIYIKRKIKREESELIKRIQSEGRLKDIVLYPDYTRIYPFKELTSNITGFVGTDNIGLTGIELSLNSLLNEDLTKQKSINEKLYTNNIYLTIDIDLQKNINQIAKKYFKENQPENMIAIVMDAKNGEILSMLQLPQYDANHYSNYPKEIWNNFATALTYEPGSINKIFTVAILLESGLLKSNEKFLDNGIYQKKFKSGEIVTIKTLNPPYDYIDPSGILIYSSNVGIAHITDKVSNEYFYNKLIDFGFGEKVGFPFPGETKGLLTHHSKWSGRSKATIGFGQEIGVSAIQILQAASILSNDGIMLKPKIIKEISDEGGNVIQKFQKEELKKVISTHTAKEVLKMMREVVNKGGIPNLKMKNLSISAKSGTSQVIDKNTGKYSEEDYTSSILVIYPTENPKYIIYIVYRYPKKIIYGTRIAAPMAKEIIELIENQNNKNAYNKIKISPKISIPKVTIKHETKEILPNFKGLSKRDLMQILKNYTNIKIEIKGNGFVYKQSHTPNTKLKDINKLEITLK
- a CDS encoding AMP-binding protein, which codes for MSLVKAFFEIAEKHNSKIAQIYRVSNKDYFKVTYEELKNNVLKFASFLKKMGLGYQDKVFICSENRIEWSVIDFAILALGAVDVPKGTDITPFEAEVIINAVMPNIIIVENLNILDLIMHVNLKIKPIIITIDDLSENDKKRFSDFKIYTYKESLSIGDDARQDVKIIEIVNDISPDDMATIIYTSGTTGEPKGVMLSHANFLYQVSSFSRMVNASEGQIFMCILPIWHSFQRSFSYNIFLKGMTCLFSSIVPRIILDDIKNINPHYLAAVPRLWIAIRHNILKEVSKKSFLARLLFSTFVKVACLYDICHRIVLGLYPNNGFDLLVPIKKFLGILGLVVLFPLRSLGDFLIFKRIRKFLGNNFIVGITGGGSMSLSIVRFFNAIGINLANAYGLTEASPGVASNKYGKLILGTCGKVLPETVAEIRDENGNKLSKPGKGILFIKGPQVMIGYYQDKNATSRVIGPDGFLNTGDIVNLSKDNVVQIIGREKDTIVLNNGENIEPVPIEIKLEESLLIEKAVVVGQDQKFLGALILPNFDEINKYLESIGQKIFDAQNRQQIVANNIVLKAISDEINKLVNRANGFKPFEQILKFVLLEKPFEIGKEMSIKMDVKRNYILDFYRNEIKNLFS
- a CDS encoding PG0541 family transporter-associated protein, translated to MYRVEIISNLSLEFDLHEHINRIENDFGENIYYSQIYDVHGKGRKGKKQGDGVWPGENFILIIYTEKLIVIERLRSIVDILKQEYPTEGIKFFIIGN
- a CDS encoding efflux RND transporter permease subunit, whose product is MLIKKVVGRPITMLILFSLLIVISIYAFSRLKMDLLPVVEDNNLAIYTVYDGEGVSAQEIEKTVTSVLESNLGLINNVQTIKSISFKGGSSIYVQFYRGTNVDLALNGIRDAIEVSKSLLPEKARLPKVYRSNPTDLEVLSFVLYADRPLIELKRYVDNIIKPKLGRINGVGSIEVNGGETKRVLVEVSPNRLEAYGLTLSKIAPFILSQNFGFSVGKLLDNDLRYQAQVSGEFSSFKDLGDVVISYKNPSTYVLDGSSLAQIRLRDIANIKMVFDDLQTYVHYNGKPSINISIKKQSDANLVIVSDEIKAEIEKTKLTLPKDISLDVFHDASEFIKKSILSVSNAAYSGALLSLCIIFFFLRSLRATIIIGIAIPFAIVFTFFLMYFADISLNVMSLSGLALSVGMLVDCSIVVIDNIYKYRQKGAKLISSAIFGTQEVMLPIMAATLTSICVFLPMLIFKAELDLIGDFIRDFVFTVVVSLAASLFVAVFLVPVLSSYYVGLYTTFQKPIKNKFIRKVDSFFYGIYLFSEKLYLKLLKYVLIHKIIFSLIVLFSFILSLVLLPFLKVSFLPEIHSSSMNFDFSFPNEKNLEISKFYSDKVLEILKSEIKGYKSIRSSVSPKNFFFSFTFSLEEENSRRLIKEERNIKYKVLERVKNLYPDLIFNTSSERTAYGGGASIDIKIIASDFEYAIGYGKLLVSLLKKQFPKQLVNPKLDIKENLQIEIEIDREKAYSYGISLQELSKEIKSNIDGLLLGKYNQDGINYDIVLKLDRGNIVSLSDLDKMFVMNSAGIKIPISSIVRIKKTKGFDDIVRENQSLVVTLTSNISPNENLALITKNVVDFVTNKVPKKDDILVKFEGEYSSFVKYIQHFIILIFMAILLVFGVMAAQFESLLKPFIILFTIPLTLIGVSLIYFISGEHVSVFTAVGMLMLVGIVVNTGIVLVDYINLLIKRGFSLRESVLEAGRSRFRPILMSALTSIIGLSPLAFSDSSENAFVRSIAFTFIGGMIASTLLTLFFIPMIFEIFSNLSVKNFILFKFFVVIGRINSKKCVKSSLNNDQGANDMDIPKNNIKDKAKTKSNFNNLFIDENED
- a CDS encoding efflux RND transporter periplasmic adaptor subunit — encoded protein: MYFIFNIRFYLKHFLFFLILLSLLLDFSCSKNAINDGLQEDISIPSNSNKSSNKFPVILIKAQRGILSNYLTLNGDIDTKVKSEVFPSVMGKIVSLNIKLGDYVKKGQVIAVLDPSKPGSFYLKSSVITPISGYVLSVNCKIEETVRPQKSIALIGKIDTIQIKTHISEKYVLDVKVGSDAVIELQSYPNEKFKAKVSEVSPILDFKSRTAAVYLEPIGNNKNKMIIGMFAKIKLITNHLKNAVKIPRRAFVEREGKLCVFKLNKAKKTVERVFPIIDFEVDDIASIKEGVNADDLIVIEGISSLSDGVGVDIVDIQDGLAVEDNV
- a CDS encoding TolC family protein yields the protein MQISVENAVRMALNNGLDIKNAEYEEKIKKLHRDTAWNIFIPNLNISTSFSGPQFFMSNLVSSSPWQLGFGISANFLISASDFSKIKLAILNYEAFKLNREKVIQNIKLTVLKTYNKLIAFKNIFEVLKSQLENSRIKFEQASIAYKNGIISEIDYLDAKLKYSKSQPDLDQHIIEFEGIKEKFKLLLGLDVAQDFETIGELSDEILDVSLFDKIVNFNESLDLKKLNGSAQIMKAMLHSIWLDTFLPKFSFSVSYSPGGVSFSNGFSNFSNQGFQVSLGLTYSLSETLPFSKSFAGIWEQDYRLHILDNQIKNKIREFKSNIIQKRKSVRLYKSILDNSKINLEISKKNYQMAFKAFNKGTLELVKLNDIETSYKQSDLQFIKDKLNYANIILEYKELIGELDS
- the yidD gene encoding membrane protein insertion efficiency factor YidD, with amino-acid sequence MNILTKLLLVPNLVLILLIKIYQQTFSKIIGFQCIYKPSCSNYALECLKQYNIITASILITLRLIRCNALFKGGFETISIQNPILNSLKEFKKRLIK
- a CDS encoding glycine betaine ABC transporter substrate-binding protein; the encoded protein is MRVLLISVFISLILILFSCDKDDSLNNNNSKNLKLIKIAYVNWIGETVATNIMKVVFEKIGYKAEIFPVTTSVMYQYLALGQVDGMVSAWVPTADKFYYEKFKDKFVDLGANYEGTLQGFVVPSYVTISSIVELKGRGSEFKNRIVGIDAGAGTQLSVEKTLNIYGLDKEYELVSSSESVMLSSLESAIKRKEWILVPLWKPHWAFAEYDIKFLDDPLLAMGGPESIHSLVRIGLKEDDPDAYYLFDNFYWNDDLLLPLIEKNYKKSGHEYRNAVEFVDIHKNYVKNWVPDKYKILFD